One part of the Asterias amurensis chromosome 11, ASM3211899v1 genome encodes these proteins:
- the LOC139944347 gene encoding transcription factor MafK-like has protein sequence MVRKAGPTNVKVKQEPVSQDTVISDHDLVTFSVRELNRRLRGLSKEQVIMLKQRRRTLKNRGYAANCREKRVSQKETLEEEQARLHDEVRRLNHQNKKHRQKFEDIRGKYQALLKFADKTNVKVKMVTSLPVTSSAVAGSSSKIHINQTNTRASTSQGDRES, from the exons ATGGTGCGAAAAGCTGGACCCACCAATGTCAAG GTAAAGCAAGAACCCGTCTCTCAAGACACCGTGATAAGTGATCATGACTTAGTTACCTTCTCCGTACGAGAACTCAACCGTCGTCTCCGCGGCCTCAGCAAGGAGCAAGTCATCATGCTGAAACAAAGACGGCGTACTCTCAAGAACCGAGGCTATGCCGCCAACTGCCGTGAGAAGCGTGTCTCCCAGAAGGAGACATTGGAAGAGGAACAGGCCAGGCTCCACGACGAAGTCCGCCGGCTCAACCACCAGAACAAGAAACACAGGCAGAAGTTTGAGGACATCCGTGGCAAGTACCAGGCCCTGTTGAAATTTGCCGATAAAACCAATGTGAAAGTCAAGATGGTGACCAGTTTACCGGTGACATCTTCGGCAGTTGCTGGAAGCTCAAGCAAGATACACATAAACCAGACTAATACCAGAGCATCCACATCGCAAGGTGATAGGGAATCGTAG